The Columba livia isolate bColLiv1 breed racing homer chromosome 2, bColLiv1.pat.W.v2, whole genome shotgun sequence genome includes the window CTGGGGGGAAGGGAAGCACCAAAACTTTCCACAGCactgggtgggggggggaaaaggCAAAACCCAATGCAGCTTGGTTCTAagattacttctttcatctgaGTCATCAACAGCAGATACACAAGTGCCCAGCCTggccaaaaaaatatttcaagatagTCAAAGATTCTTGCAGACATTGCCAAAAATCcccaagcaaacagaaaactcCACTGCAACTCAGAGTGTGAGAATGATGGCTGTGAGTACAAGAGATTCAATAATGATATTTAGTGAAAAGAATGCTGGAGATTCTAAAAGGTGTTGGTAAAACAAATCCCAGCTCAAAAGATGCCTGTCCACATTAGATGAAGACAGGTTTGAGAAGGGTAAACtcttgagaggaaaaaaaaagggaaagtgaGAATTTAAACTTAATGGAAATTCCAAGTACGTGCAATTAACAAGTTACAATCCCAGCAGCCCGTCAGCTCCACAGTGTTTTAAGTATTCTCAGTGACTGAAGGTTGTCTAAAAAGGTATTCAGAATTGCTTTATCAGCACTAGCTCTAAAACCACAAAACTGCATCTAGAtgacctggagaagaaaaaaaagccatcagTCGCAGACAGTCACAGCACACCCTCCAGGAAGATGTACACCATGCAAACACGAGTGAAGAAGAGCAAGACCTACACTATATGCTATAGagttattttacatatatacCATATGCAAACACTATGGCCACAAACTTGACAAGACTAAAATTGCACTAGAAGTACTGCTCAGAATAAAGCTTAACTGAATCCCTGTGCTTTATTCATATCACAGCTCATTCAGACCTGAGGATTAAGTAAGGACCGCTCAGATGATGCTGCCAGTTTGCTACTGCACATGACACAAGCTGGCAGCACAGACATTTCACTGACAGTACAAAGTCTAAAAGCAGAGGACTTTATGATGAGATGatttttcacagcagcagctctaaTGCTTTTAGCTGGAGGGgatcctctcctctcctttccttgggcCCCACTGAGACTCTTGCGCAGCTACAGCGCTGGGTGTTTTGCTGGCATTTGTGCTATCTGCACTTACCAGGACAACGAAATCAGCCTCAGAGCTGGAAGGCCATTCTGGCAGGGACAGACATTACTGTCCATCGGTGTAAGAGCTCTCCCTGCCAATGCTAAGTATCAACTAGTGAAAGTATCTATTTAACAATTTGTACTATCCAAACAAAGTGATATTAATAATTGCTGCTATGAGCCACTAACTTCCTGATATTTGGCAGGAAAATCAAGTTAGAACTGTTTCTAAGTGTTACTGCTTCTAACAGCGCTTTCTGCGAAAGCCCTCAGTCATAAGTAACAAAGGAAACAACTGAGCACCTTGAACTGcaatagtaataataacaaataaaacaataccacaatcaaataaagtattttttcctaagaacACAGGAGCAGAAAGGTTAGCGAGGAGAGAAGATCAATGCTCTGATTGTCCTCATTGGTCTAATTTTACTAGGGTGAGGTACCTGTGCCTTCCCTATGGCAACCTCAAACTCCCTCCTGCTACCATGCCAGTGCAGCTACAGGCACCTCTTGTCAGCAGAACTTCTTCCCAGGATCCACTGATCTCCACATGCACAAGTCAATTCTGCTGAAAACTCCATTTAGAGCCAGGACActagagagaggagagggaggaacaGACCTTGCTGTCAGTCCCATCCCCACCCAGAGCAGAAAATCACTACGTAACCTCATCCAGCTCCAAAGAAAGGAGGCTCAGAGTGCACAGCAGAAATTGGAGGAACaggggaagaattttttttacagattttgTATAATAGCGGTACTTATTGTTGTTTGGTGGTGTGCATTTCTGAACGTAATATCACATTTCTAAATGTGATATCAGCACTTTACCCATCACTGCTGCATTCCCATAGCTGTGTAACTATTACCACAAtgaactggggaaaaaagctgaaaaacttAAGGGTTTTACTCAGCACAATTATGTCTAATCTTTTAGTAAAGTGCTATTAAGTTTGTTTAATGAAAGGGAATCTGCCTTTCTCTGAGTTTAACATTGAACTACAGGaggaaattaatgaaaaaatgggATACTGGGTATTCTCAACTCCTGTTAATAATCTTGTGGCAAGGTTAAGACCACACAATCCATGTTCTTCATAGTAGCATCCCCTCctcattttaaaactttcagtGACACCTAAACCAAACCTTTCTCTTCGTAGTGCTTGGTTTTGAAGACAATAATGCTTCAAGCTGGACAACTCTGGGGGTCTATCCTTTGAGAAAGAGATATAAATACCCAGTGCACAAGGCAacacagcaaaagagaaaacaaaggacACCACTAAATAGTGTAGagacaaaaccaaataattatGTCAGTTtgaaagtaaatataaatatgccCACACTAGATGAAGGAAAGTGCATTTGGAATCACATTTCTGAATGCTTTGGGTAGTACAACCAATCTTGATAAATGCATTTCATGATCACTCACTAAGAATTGATTCAAAAGATTTCAATCATAGTTTACCACATTGTTACAGTTGACTACATCATATATCTCAGATTGCACAGGCAAACTGCCTATTTGGATTGTAACTCAATTTTAACCACCGCGAGCTCAAGTTGCATTTCTTGCACAATGTTTGCATTTGGAATTATTCACAAAAGCATCAGCCTTTTATCCCAAAATTAACATTCAGTCCagattcctaaaaaaaaaaaaaaaaataacttttccagAGATTAACACTGTTTCAAAAAAAGTAAGACGACTCTCTCCAAAGAGACTCTAAAATGAATGTTTCTAAACCTTGTGTACTACATGAAAGTCAGTTTCCGCAAAGAGGAACAACACACCACCTTGTGCTTCTTCTCTAGTTGACATCATTGGTTTTGTGTTATGTATTGTACCAACatctgctttgctcttcttaCTCAGTCTGTTACATCAGAGTATTTCACTTGCATCCATTACCTCTACACACAGGAGTTTTTCCCCAGCAACTGTTTTATGGGGCTGTTCAGCAGATTTTACACTAATAAGGAAAGCATTGCTAGGACTTGCTTTCGTTTTTGTCCTGCTTTCCATAAACACCCAAATGAATGGTTATTTATGTCCCTTACACACTGtatgatttttcagtttttttctatttgtgaatggaaatggaaatgccATTCAGggcttgtttttaaaacatgaatgCTACAAAAACTAACGCCAGACAGAGGAGCTAGTGCTCCTCTTTTTAAAGCTTCGTGATTAATAGGCAATCCCATTCAACAGCCCTAAAGAATTTGTTGGCAAGTGGTGGCTAGTGTCAGCTGACTCTATAAATACTATCATTTTGTGATTAGATGGATCCATTTTGCAAATGACCTTCACCTTTAGTATATCTAAAGTACCTTCCTTAGAAGTCCAAATTTACAATACAATTTGATTTTTTAAGAAGTCCTTCTAAGTAACTACTTGTCAGCTGTCTCCTCTAGCTTCCTAATACATTTGTACAACTCATTTTTATTACActaaagcacaaaaataaaactcccAAATAaattttttcccccttacaCTGTGGGAGAAAGAACCATGGTCAGGAGGTACAAGGTCTGTCACCTGATTTCATCaattgaagtatttattttaattcaaacaaGCATCTGTAAGCACAGGCCTCACTCTTGCTGCATGCTGACCCTGAAGATCTACTCCATATCTTTCCTTCACAAGGAATTATAAGGCACTGAATTAGGTTGCTGGGAATTTTCAAATCAGACGACCACTCCGACTTTAAAAGGTTTTTCAAGTCACAAACAACAATTTTGTTAGtattttataatgaaaatttTGAGGAGATCAGCTGAAGTGGTGTATACATGGAACATTtaccatttaaaacaaaacagttggATAGTCAAAGGTACCATAGAGTCAGTTTTGGCTTTTAAACTAACCTAATGTTTACATAGCCTTCAAATTTTCAAGTACTCCCATAACCTGCTATAAAAGTTGCCCTACACCaagtcattttctttctcttcattaaATCCCGTACCATCGAGGCAAATCCAAGTAAAGTTTtcccaaaaacccaaacatgttgacaaaagcttttctgtgaaaGCCTTTAACCTTTCAATCCTCATCCCTAAACAGTGACTACTCACTTGGGTCATACTATCTAGATTATCACTGTTTCTGACAACTTGTCCTGCTTTATGAGACTCCCATAAAACACAGCATTCCTCCCATTTCTGAATCCTGCCGTTATTCTCATTTCCCTTTCACCTTACTGTTATCTGTGGCAGTGCACACTTGTACCACCCAACTTCACCAAACATCACCCCCGCAAGAGGACAATAATTCTAAAAAATTCTAgatctctgtattttctgaaaaaattgCATTCTTATAAGAATGGTTCCAACACCAattctttaacatttttatttcatttttttccttaaatctaAAGATAAAgggaatgtttattttaatacattttcaatTCCTCTGAACTAGCACTCACTAACCCTCCACCACCTCATCTGAACAAGCATCAGAACCACTCAAAAATAATACCTGACAAATTTGCCACGCTTCAGAGGGCATTTGGCCATTTAAAAGCTGAGCTATCATACAGTTTTCTTGCACCTAGTAAATAAACCCTGCTTAACTGTAAgcctgaagaaaggaaaataaataataaagactaAAATGTTCCTTACTAGTCTTGAGATTTCAGTAATGACTTGCTACTGGTCCTCACTCAAGTTGTTTTGCTGCTCAGCTTTGTCTGACAGTTTTaagcaatttttaattaattgaaaAGAACTTGGGTTATTTTACCTTGCTTCGCCCCTCGCCTCCTCTGGCAGCTTACTATTGGTACTACAACCACCAATGTGTACCATTGCTGCTCTATGGTTGTTTCAAAGTTATCTTCTACCagcatatttataaataattttctcaacACTTCCCTGAATTACCTCTTGGTCCTTTACAATTAAACTTGGCAATATTTTTCTAACCGAACTGTCCATATGCTACCAAAAGCTCATGCAGTACACATCATACCAATTTTTTTATGATACCATTTCAAAACCTTTACTGAACCTATTAAAAGAGCATTCTTGTCTACGCTCACTTGCTTGGTCTGCCATCAGAATTACAAGCCCAGCAGTACAGGCCATTGCCAGTTTTGACAGCTGGTCCAGCGTCTTTTTCCCCATCTGAAGGGAGTAGAAGAAGTGGAATataatgcttttccttttgcagtaCATTCAGCACCATTTTTTCTACTTCTAAGCCCAGACCTATGTTCTGCTTTGTGGAAGACCTTATATTGGTTTGCCcaaatgtgctggttttggctgggatagagtttaTTTACTTCATAGTTAACTAGCATGTGGCTGTGTTTGGGATTTGTGCTGAagagtgttgataacacagggatgtttttctTATTGCTGAGCGGTGCTTACACGGAGTCAAgatcttttctgcttctcaccccaccccaccagtgagcaggctggggatacacaagaagttgggaggagacaaagctgggacagctgaccccagctgaccaaagaGATATTCCAGACCACacgacatcatgctcagtatagaaagctggggagagaagaaagaaggggaggaCATTTGGAGTGATGGCATATGTCTTTCCAAGTAACAGTTACGCATGATGGAGCCCagttttcctggagatggctacACaactgcctgcccatgggaagcagtgaaggaatcccttgttttgctttgcttgtgtgcgtggcttttgctttacctattaaactgttcttatctcagCCCACAAGTTCTtaacttttactcttctgattcccCCATCCCTCTGGCAGGCGAGCAAGTAAACGGCTGTGCAGTGCTTAGTTGCTGACCGGGCTTATACCATGACACCAAAACATAATAATTTATTCCTCTACTCTTAAaacctatttttatttaagtaatttAAGACAGATGAGGCTCTGCAGTAAAGttgttaaatatttcctttgtttcagGTACTACACactgcttttcagaagaaaacaggaatattGGCCTCTTTAAAGAATCTACAACTTTGCACAGCTACctttaacaaaaacattttgtgggtttgtttgtttgttttggttgttaaCATGATTAAGGAAATAAAGAATATACTTCATCTGAACTGCATTAAGATTCTCATTCACCAGATAAGAAAATAACCTCCAAACTGCCGCTTGTTTACTGACAATGAAGATGTGCAATAGGACAATTCTCAATAATAAACACATGTAAAAACCTGAGAATTCAATGCAAAATGGGTTTCTTACCATGCCTTTTCCACCTATGCCCTCGGATAGACATGCTAGTAACAGCATTTCTTGATATTCTGGATGAAGTAGGTGTAATTTCAACTTGAATGCACCTTGTACCTTCTTTACTAGATTTCATGGCACCCTGAGGCAGTGAAGCTTTTATTGCATTAGCAACCTAGAACAGAAAAGATGCAGTTAAGTTCTTAACATGAAAATCCAAATTTTACAAGAATTCTGACAGGGGATTCTTATTGCTCCAAGAAGAATACTGTGTACATTTCCAGTTTAAGGTCAAAAAGCACCCTAACGTTTTACATGGGTTATAAAGAAGGCTGGTTGCAATTACCTCTCAGAACGAAGTTACTTTCAGTATGCGCCACTGTGTTTTAAACAGTTTCCAGTTTAAAGTTGTGCTATCACTTAACATGAACTGCAGAGTGCATCTGCACTATCATCTATGCTTTCAAGTCTTAGAATTGTTCTATTGAAGATAGGCTGTTCACTAGGGAAGACGCCAAAATAATGAGGTACGTTGAAAGTATCTCCATGTGCATGTGTAGACTTGCAGATCTAGCTATTCGCACAAGCACGGCCACATAGACTCCATGGGATTCGGGTTCCTGGTATGATGCTGCATCATGCACGTTGGCAGGAAGGATTTCCTAGACTAAAAATTCTACtcaaaaaatgatgaaatataACACCTACCAGCAGAGGTTCTGGATACAGTTCCAGCTGTGCTCTATACAAAATGTCATCCATAGCTTTACGAGCCAGATCCCATTCTCCATTATAACTACAAAggtaaatatatacataataaTAAGTATCTAGATCAACAGATGAGCCTTCTTGGTTACATAACCTTCACGGATTTGGGTATTCCTTGAGAGCATAATTTAGAGGAGTGGAACTACTTGTGCCCATTAGCACTAAGTCTGCTATTTAGATAACCTGTTCTGAAATAGCATCTATGGagacaaattttattttcatttgccaCTCTAAGCAGTTTAAAAATTATGCAACTAGTTATTGACCAGGTAGTCatgaaatattctgaaattcAAACAGGATTGTTTTAATATGACTCCGCTTTTTGAATATTCCTGTGTTACTAGTCtcttaattatttcagttaaaaagaGAGGTTCATACATTGACATGACTATCAAAGGTAGATGACAtcagcatttcacagaaaaaatgagaaaatcctTTTTCCTTAAGAAGACTGATGTCAAAACTGAGCATGCAAAAAACCAGCAATGGTTGGAAGAGGGttttttgaaagattttttaCATTAGCTGTTATACCTATTAAGTGCTGTTCTAGCCCTCCTTCTCCAATATTAAATAGGTAACTTCAACTAGCTGCAGAActattttctcttcctgagGACCTGATTGCTAGACACAGCATCTGCCCACTAgaaaatataacatttcaaaggtaGCATCCCTAAATGAGTGTGAAAAATCAAGCTGACATTTCTCTTATTTTGTAtgcatattaaaacaaacaaacaaacaaacaaacaacttacAAGGCATAATAAATCCCTGTTAGCATTTGCACCATGAATTCAGATGAAACTGGAATCCTACTGTTGACTCCCTTGTACTTTCTCACTTGTTGGCGAGGATATCCACAGACACAAATTCTAAAGAAATCAAGCATTTGTCATTAGCAAACAATGCAGAACCACCTCTGTACAGGACAGTACAAAGCTTGGTGTTCAGTACACATTTTAACCCCAACAGACCCCATCAGCAACCCTGTGCTGAAACACTCATTGTGGAAGGAGGGTATGCCCTCTACTGGCAGAGTTCAAATCCTTCAAAACAGAGGCATCTTAAACATTCCTGTCACATTTATACCACAGTGGAACCTGAAAGAAAAGTGCCAGTAAAAGTAATTCTGATTCCACACATTTGCTGCAGAACAGAccaaaagaaaagtgaatggtatttaaggaaataaagcagaataGCAACTATTAATATTACAGACAGAAGCATCAGTATCGCTGCATATAACACGGAAGCTGCATACAAGTTTTCAAGCAGAGACCGGAAGTGTCACATTCATAAAACCAATCCAAAATCCAGAAAAAGTCAGCTTTAGAATTTAGTTCTGAACCAAATTCCACATTAGATTCTGCAGTCATCACATTCTGGAAATCAAAGATATTGGGTAGTTAAATATTCAATTCATTGGCTACTACTGGAATTCTGCAATGACCTTTAACGACATGAATCAAAGTATTTCCTTCTCCAAAACACAAGTTAGAAGGTTTAAGTCTCAGAAAATTTCAATTCTTCAGCTTCAATACCAGAGATCTTGTAAAACtattatgaaatatattttttccagaaaaagaatGAGTTAAGATTGTACTGCAGTACTGTTCAAGTTACATCTGTAATAAGGTATTTCAGCAGACTTTTTTATTAATACTAACTTACtgcacttttttcctcttctcctctatCCTGCaactcatttttctgctttggctatttaaaaacccaaacagatcaaacaacaaaaacaaaaggtaCTGATATCAGGGACTGCCCCAATGCAGGTGCAGgatcttgcacttggccttgttaaacttcatgagGTTAAGATACCTATAGGTATAGGATAAATACTCTCTATGCTCTCATCTGGCATTGAAAGTAATTCCACAAATCCCGGGCTTGCGCTGCCACTTCACAGAGTTGGTCAACAGCTGCTCTAAGCATCAGTATTTAGTTAAAATTCTTACAGAAGTTTACAAAGCTAAATACAAACTTCTCAGTCTGGCTTAAACAAGGATTTAAATTATTGAATTCAACaattcaaaaaatatttctaaaacaaaaaaattattttgcttagttttgaatttttatttttaaaagtagccAAACATTAATTTGTAACTAACTGCAAGTTTTCCCTTAAATTTGATAGTGTTGTTGGCCAGAAGCAGAGACTAAGTACTCTTTGATTATTCACTCAGAATTTAAActccaattttatttttgttagaaaTACATTACTTCAGATTATATTGCAATTTGTGTGTCTACTATTCAAACAGCTTAAAACTAAATTTTtagaaaccagaaaacaaataaaattttatcttaaaaatacatagagTGCACCTGCAAAGTATACCCACAGCTAGCTAAAACAAATCTTACTTCCAGTTAAGTGTATTAAATTGACTCTTCTGTTAAATATGCTTAAGATATTGGAACCAAATGAGTTCATcctttcatatttcattttgcCCATACATGGTAAAAGTTAAAGCATGAATGCTGGTTTTCCGACTCTTACGTAGTCCTAAACCACATGAGCCAATTACTGAAATTAAACAGGCTGAAGAAGTCCCTCACAAAAATCTCATcccattttcctcctctttatCCCCCAGAAGAGGCTATTATTATGCAACTTGGGCAATACTTCAGGTCACAGATAGTCCATAATTTCTACCAAAGGTTTGGCTCAAACACTTATGATCCACTAAAATAGTAAGTATTTCAGTGTTATGCAAAGCCTGAGGAGTGGAGGCAGCAGCATGGAAGTGGCCAGTTTAAACAAAAATGccaatttacattaaaaaaaaaaaatctaatcagCTCATTTTTATGCTGATGTATATACTTATGCATTCACTAGATGTTACTGTATAGGCATACAGTAAGTATTTTGGGGGGGAAATAGTGAACTCACAGTAGGAATGTGATCAGTTAACACTGACAGTTATATAGAAAGGACCTTAATACAGACGCTCTATTAATGTCAGTATTGATTGGTTTTAAAAAGCCCTACTGTAACCTGAGTCACTTCCTCTAAAAAGGCCAAAATGACATCAACAGAACTGCTTCACTTTACATCATAGTAAGATAATATTCTTATGAAAAGAGACTTAGTAACTGGTGATAtccaaatgcaaaaaaatctgtatttacaACACTTGAGATCAGCACAAACTATTTTGTGCTGCAGTTGTCACATTTACAATTCATGTTTGTAAATAAGTACTAGAAGCTTTTGCTTCTTTAGAAAAGTCATAACAATTGAATTAGACTTGCTAGAAGAATGCACATTCATTGTAGATTGCTTTCACACAGATCTTTCAAGGAAACCTAAACTGAACACTCCTTGAacactggtttgtttttttgtttgtttgtgggttggctttttgtttgtttgtttgggtttggtttgtttgtttgtttaaataacaGCAGGGTTTGGAAACACAAGTATCCGTAAGAACAAATGTATTTCTAGTCTCAAGATCTGCTATAATTTCAAGAAAGTTTCAACTTGCACAGCATCCAAATGTATTTAGTAAGCTTGCAACGCAAAATTTACCACGATTTTTGAATacctttctgattttatttcgTTAAAACTCCTACAACTACCTTGATTAAAAACAGTTCCCTTGATTTGACTTTTCCACTTACCAGTGCTGCCAGGTCATTGCTTCCCATTTTGAGATCTCAACCCAAAGTTATATGAGAtactttaaaagcaaataacacAGCTGtaaacacttctgaaaaaaaagttaaaaatgatCGCATTTCAAGttgaaaatgctattttaagTGTAATCAACCTACATATATTACCTTGAACAAATTTGACACAAGGACTGAAGAGAAACTGCAGGCATGTAGCTTAAGGCAGCATTGTAACAGAGCAGGAGGAATGTCAGCACTTCAAACCTGGGATTTACAAGAAACGTTAGAATTACATtaccaattttattttctaaaagaaaagttTACATATAAATTTTCAAGAGATATTTGAAGAGATTGGGGATTTTATTGCAATAAAATTGACGATTGAGTAGTTTGGTTCTGCAAAGCTTTTCTTCATGTAGTAATATTCACTGCTAGTCTTTCTGCATCTATACTTacatgtgtttaaaaacaaaacaccacaaaacaaaagcatacCCTTAACCACGTTCAGTCTGTAACtatattaaaaattacaagCAGTCACGATTCATTAGTGATTCTCAAGCAAAATCCTATGATACAATTTCACCTGTTCTGTGCTGTTAACATCTCCCTCTGAGGATGAGGCCCACTGTACACAACCCTGGACAAACCATGCTGTGACAGAGCTCCTTCGGTGAGAGCCATGGAGCCAATGCTGGAAGGCTAAAAGAAAAAGGGTCATTCAAAACATGTCCACCTGAAGTTTTGCtaaaaagcaagtgaaaatagACAATGATCAGCATCACCATATTTGTACATAAATTTTCAATGGGCTTAAGGTTATCTGACTACTTAGCTGTCTTAGatttgaaaagttattttacaCCAGCTAAGGTATATGGCTTcagaacagggaaaaaacaccaccaccaccacacacacacatggtgCATGGATGTTATGAAGTTATGACTGTTCAGTCTTGAAGAGGTCACAGAGACCAGTTAGTAGTCCTCAGAAGACTAAGAAGAATGTTGCTATGTAATTATGCAACACGTTAaaactaattttcatttttattcttaaaaaacagCCCCCCAGAGCACACTGCCTTTTTCAATCAGTAAGAGCTTTACGTTGTAGAAGCCACTTACTTCATGATAGACTGAAGGTTTGGACAAAGATGGAATTGTGAAACTCAGCACTTTGCTGTGTCCCTCTTTGTTAACTATCTCCTGAAAAAGCCAGAAGATACCAATGGTTACACTGTACCACATAAACCAGACATTCAAAAATGTTATAATGCTAGATAGGGCTGAatggataaaaaataaaacaaattgttATCGGGACAGATAGGGATACCATGGCAATCCATACTACAAGCTAGAAATTATCTCTGCGTTTGCTTTCT containing:
- the HYCC1 gene encoding hyccin isoform X3; this encodes MLAVDTGTVEEWLSEFKTLPEASISSYATNLKDKSALISSLYKVIQEPQSELLEPVCHQLFEFYRSGEQQLLRFTLQFLPELMWCYLSVSASRDLQSSGCIEALLLGVYNLEIVNKEGHSKVLSFTIPSLSKPSVYHEPSSIGSMALTEGALSQHGLSRVVYSGPHPQREMLTAQNRFEVLTFLLLCYNAALSYMPAVSLQSLCQICSRICVCGYPRQQVRKYKGVNSRIPVSSEFMVQMLTGIYYAFYNGEWDLARKAMDDILYRAQLELYPEPLLVANAIKASLPQGAMKSSKEGTRCIQVEITPTSSRISRNAVTSMSIRGHRWKRHEQPENGNDATELGNFIIPEISVTSVAGERTGNGEKSRALAENDVQHLQGVQETATDPRTDSKGMPEIRRQKSVRKMMEDGLNSSGRVQF
- the HYCC1 gene encoding hyccin isoform X4 gives rise to the protein MLAVDTGTVEEWLSEFKTLPEASISSYATNLKDKSALISSLYKVIQEPQSELLEPVCHQLFEFYRSGEQQLLRFTLQFLPELMWCYLSVSASRDLQSSGCIEALLLGVYNLEIVNKEGHSKVLSFTIPSLSKPSVYHEPSSIGSMALTEGALSQHGLSRVVYSGPHPQREMLTAQNRFEVLTFLLLCYNAALSYMPAVSLQSLCQICSRICVCGYPRQQVRKYKGVNSRIPVSSEFMVQMLTGIYYAFYNGEWDLARKAMDDILYRAQLELYPEPLLVANAIKASLPQGAMKSSKEGTRCIQVEITPTSSRISRNAVTSMSIRGHRWKRHEQPENGNDATELGNFIIPEISVTSVAGERTGNGEKSRALAENDVQHLQGVQETATDPRTDSKGMPEIRRQKSVIPI